The segment AAAACTGAAGTGGAATCAAAACCAGCGCCAGTTGTAAGTCAAGGGAAAGCACGCGCAATTCCTTCCGTTCGAAAATATGCACGAGAAAAAGGGATCGATATCGCTCTTGTAACGCCAACTGGAAAACATAATACGGTTACAAAGGAAGACATCGATAACTTTACAGGGGAAGCAGTCGAAGTTGTAGCACCTGAAGTCACAGCACCAAAAGAAGCAGTGAAAGCACCAGTACAAACAGTAGGAACGAATGGATTACTACGTGAAAAGATGACACCGATGCGAAAAGCAACCATGCAAGCAATGGTACAATCAACATCATCCATTCCACGTGTAACGGTCTTTACCAATATCAACGTATCGAAATTGGTAGAACACCGTGATATGTATAAAGATTATGCGAAAGCAGAAGGTGCACGCTTAACATATACGGCATATTTTGTGAAAGCAGCAGTTACCATGTTGAAGAAATATCCAATCTTTAATGCCATGGTGGATGCGGAAAAAGGTGAAATTATCTACCGTGACGCAATTAATATTGGTGTCGCAACCAATACCGATGCTGGCCTCTATGTACCAAATATTAAAAATGCCGATACAAAAAACCTCTTTGAGATTTCAAAA is part of the Erysipelothrix piscisicarius genome and harbors:
- a CDS encoding dihydrolipoamide acetyltransferase family protein, whose product is MESKPAPVVSQGKARAIPSVRKYAREKGIDIALVTPTGKHNTVTKEDIDNFTGEAVEVVAPEVTAPKEAVKAPVQTVGTNGLLREKMTPMRKATMQAMVQSTSSIPRVTVFTNINVSKLVEHRDMYKDYAKAEGARLTYTAYFVKAAVTMLKKYPIFNAMVDAEKGEIIYRDAINIGVATNTDAGLYVPNIKNADTKNLFEISKEIETNARLAQEGKLPMEARRDGSFTITNVGGMSSDGVYSTPIINAPEVGILGTAKIEMEPYVTEDMTVAIAPFMKLSFTFDHRIIDGVEAQHALDELKKVLSDPNKLVLEG